The following coding sequences lie in one Maribacter forsetii DSM 18668 genomic window:
- the prmC gene encoding peptide chain release factor N(5)-glutamine methyltransferase — protein MLLKEIKNIFHLELDAIYGKDEVNSFFYLLIEHYFDLERFVLAIQPELIIDKEQETFIFQALSELKLEKPIQHIIGTSYFMDLDFKVNEHVLIPRPETEELVRWVLDDVKVVKQSSTILDMGTGSGCIPISVDKNLTNAKVFGLDISSDALKVADENNRLLGASVKFFKADILSLDKETAIKELDQKFDIIISNPPYVRELEKEEMQNNVIDHEPGLALFVPDEDPLKFYSAVVNFAADHLNEDGCLYLEINQYLGKETMILLKESNFKTIELRKDMFGNDRMIKGIRK, from the coding sequence GTGTTATTAAAGGAGATTAAAAATATATTTCATTTAGAATTAGATGCTATTTATGGTAAGGACGAGGTAAATAGTTTCTTCTATTTACTAATTGAGCATTATTTTGATTTAGAACGTTTTGTTCTGGCAATTCAACCAGAGTTAATTATAGATAAAGAACAGGAGACTTTTATATTTCAAGCCTTATCTGAATTAAAACTAGAAAAGCCTATTCAGCATATTATTGGAACATCATATTTTATGGACCTAGATTTTAAGGTCAATGAGCATGTATTGATACCAAGACCTGAAACTGAAGAATTGGTTCGTTGGGTATTGGATGATGTAAAAGTTGTAAAACAATCATCAACTATTCTAGATATGGGTACAGGTAGTGGGTGTATTCCAATTTCTGTGGATAAGAATTTGACGAATGCAAAAGTATTCGGGTTGGATATTTCTTCGGATGCTTTAAAAGTAGCAGATGAAAATAACCGATTACTTGGTGCTAGCGTAAAGTTTTTCAAAGCGGATATACTGTCTCTGGATAAAGAAACGGCAATAAAAGAATTAGACCAGAAGTTTGATATCATTATATCTAATCCGCCATATGTGCGAGAATTAGAAAAAGAAGAAATGCAGAATAATGTCATAGACCATGAGCCTGGTTTGGCACTTTTTGTTCCTGATGAAGACCCATTAAAGTTTTATAGCGCAGTAGTTAATTTTGCAGCTGACCATCTAAATGAAGACGGATGTTTGTATTTAGAGATTAATCAGTATTTAGGTAAAGAAACGATGATTTTATTAAAAGAATCTAATTTCAAGACTATAGAGTTACGGAAAGATATGTTTGGCAATGACCGCATGATAAAAGGAATAAGAAAATGA
- a CDS encoding GNAT family N-acetyltransferase — MENVIIREIRKGDNPQVAKVIRQVLVDMGVPKVGTAYEDPSLDNMFEHYEKPKATYFVVEENGSILGCAGIAQLDNYEGNVSELQKMYFLKEARGKGLGHKMISVCLNRAKEYGFDSCYLETLPSMEAAQKLYKKMGFEYIEGRMGDTGHYSCPVFMLKKL; from the coding sequence ATGGAAAATGTCATTATCCGTGAAATTAGAAAGGGAGATAACCCACAAGTAGCCAAAGTTATACGACAAGTTTTGGTGGATATGGGTGTTCCAAAAGTGGGAACAGCATATGAAGACCCTTCATTAGATAACATGTTTGAACACTATGAGAAACCTAAGGCAACTTATTTTGTTGTAGAAGAGAATGGTTCTATTTTGGGATGTGCAGGTATAGCTCAATTAGATAATTATGAGGGTAATGTAAGTGAGCTTCAGAAAATGTATTTTTTAAAAGAGGCTAGAGGTAAGGGTTTAGGGCATAAAATGATAAGCGTTTGTTTAAATCGTGCCAAAGAATATGGTTTTGATTCTTGTTATCTAGAAACATTACCTAGTATGGAAGCGGCTCAGAAATTATACAAGAAAATGGGCTTTGAATATATAGAAGGCAGAATGGGAGATACGGGTCATTATTCTTGTCCCGTGTTCATGCTTAAAAAATTGTAA
- the ribD gene encoding bifunctional diaminohydroxyphosphoribosylaminopyrimidine deaminase/5-amino-6-(5-phosphoribosylamino)uracil reductase RibD, which translates to MPLNRDALSTDETYMLRCIQIAKNGLGLTAPNPMVGAVIVHDDKIIGEGFTSAYGGSHAEVNAINSVTDVSLLKSSTIYVTLEPCSHYGKTPPCADLIIKMGIPKVVIGLKDPHEKVAGKGIKKLEEAGCIVLVGILQKECEEHHKRFLTFFTKRRPYLILKWAETADGFIAPEPLKRGEEKKPYWITNTKSRQLVHKWRSEEAGILVGTNTVLDDNPQLNLRDWDGKAPIRIVLDRSQKITTDYHVFDGKQKTIVCTEINDREDDIAEVTYKVLDFNSNIPQQLCNIMHEDQIQSVIIEGGLQTLQSFIDAGLWDEARIFKGTNRFSKGIAAPKISGRKLKQIQILTDQLTIIRND; encoded by the coding sequence ATGCCGTTAAATAGAGATGCGCTTTCTACCGATGAAACCTATATGCTTCGTTGTATACAGATAGCAAAGAACGGACTAGGCTTAACAGCACCCAACCCTATGGTAGGCGCTGTAATTGTACATGATGATAAAATTATTGGCGAAGGGTTTACTAGCGCATACGGTGGTTCTCACGCTGAGGTAAATGCAATTAACTCCGTTACTGATGTTTCGCTTTTAAAATCATCTACCATTTATGTAACCTTAGAACCTTGTTCTCATTACGGGAAAACTCCGCCTTGTGCAGATTTAATAATAAAAATGGGAATCCCTAAAGTTGTTATAGGTTTAAAGGATCCGCATGAAAAAGTAGCCGGTAAAGGAATTAAAAAACTAGAAGAAGCAGGTTGTATTGTACTAGTTGGTATTCTACAAAAAGAATGCGAGGAACATCACAAACGCTTTCTTACTTTTTTCACTAAAAGACGGCCATACTTAATTTTAAAATGGGCAGAAACCGCTGACGGATTTATTGCTCCTGAACCATTAAAACGTGGAGAAGAGAAGAAACCCTATTGGATTACTAATACCAAATCTCGACAATTAGTGCATAAATGGCGAAGTGAAGAGGCTGGTATTTTGGTAGGCACGAATACGGTCTTAGATGACAATCCGCAATTAAACTTAAGAGATTGGGACGGCAAAGCACCAATACGCATAGTATTAGATAGAAGCCAAAAAATAACAACGGATTATCATGTTTTTGACGGAAAACAAAAGACCATTGTTTGTACCGAAATAAATGACCGCGAAGATGATATTGCCGAAGTAACTTATAAAGTCTTAGATTTTAATTCTAACATACCACAACAACTTTGCAATATAATGCACGAAGATCAAATACAAAGTGTCATAATCGAAGGCGGATTACAAACACTTCAAAGTTTTATTGATGCTGGTCTTTGGGACGAAGCACGAATTTTTAAAGGAACAAACAGATTCTCTAAAGGTATTGCCGCACCGAAAATATCAGGACGCAAACTAAAACAAATTCAAATTTTAACTGACCAACTAACCATAATACGTAATGATTAA
- a CDS encoding HAD family hydrolase — MIKNIIFDFGDIFINLDKQAPLLEMAKFGFTELTPELDTIFKEYEMGLMESDEFVNRLQDIFTNASKDQIKDAWNSIILDFPEERLEFIEKLKSDNKYRLFLLSNTNDLHIDKVKESMGLERFNRFKNCFEVFYLSQEMKMRKPNADIYEFVLKENELIANETFFVDDTKENTDAASKLGVHCWNLQVGKEDVLETLSHL; from the coding sequence ATGATTAAAAATATCATATTTGATTTTGGAGATATCTTCATTAATCTAGATAAGCAAGCCCCTTTATTAGAAATGGCAAAATTTGGGTTTACTGAATTGACCCCGGAATTGGATACTATTTTTAAAGAATACGAAATGGGATTAATGGAGTCTGATGAATTTGTTAATAGACTACAGGATATTTTTACCAATGCTTCTAAAGATCAAATTAAAGACGCATGGAATTCCATTATTTTAGATTTTCCTGAAGAACGCTTAGAATTCATTGAAAAACTAAAAAGTGATAATAAATACCGATTGTTTTTATTAAGTAATACCAATGATTTACACATAGACAAAGTGAAAGAATCCATGGGATTGGAACGCTTCAACAGGTTTAAAAACTGTTTTGAGGTTTTCTACCTATCTCAGGAAATGAAAATGCGCAAACCTAATGCAGATATATATGAGTTTGTCTTGAAAGAAAATGAATTAATTGCAAATGAGACGTTCTTTGTAGATGACACTAAAGAAAATACAGATGCCGCCTCTAAGTTAGGTGTACATTGCTGGAATCTTCAAGTAGGTAAAGAAGATGTTCTAGAAACTTTAAGCCATCTCTAA